A single genomic interval of Romboutsia ilealis harbors:
- a CDS encoding IS982 family transposase, with the protein MLEFNNYYIQDQKNLTDLFTNIFVIIDDIYNEIIPITVSNRRNIKDSKLSDSEIITISIVGELLTIDSEKAFFSLLKREYKNLFPKIGDRTRFNRTKRNLYWVISKIREHISLFMQSYSNNIRIVDSMPIPVCEFGRAHFSKCFKGEASYGRCPSKKQTYFGFKFHALTTIDGFLSDYIITPANVDDRNAVWDLCDKYKSISIIGDKGYVNKRLTPELKVEKDINLLFLKRGNSKDNYPKDIRQLIFKARRRIETSFSQLAEQLNLNKVKSKSMLGFITRTSIKVLAHNISFLINKLMGNEDSISKIKRLVFG; encoded by the coding sequence ATGCTAGAGTTTAATAATTATTATATCCAAGATCAAAAAAATTTAACTGATTTATTTACAAATATATTTGTAATTATAGATGATATATATAATGAGATTATACCTATAACTGTAAGTAATAGACGTAATATAAAAGATAGCAAACTTTCTGATAGTGAGATAATCACTATTAGCATAGTTGGTGAACTTTTAACTATTGATTCTGAAAAAGCATTCTTTAGTTTGCTTAAAAGGGAATATAAAAATCTATTTCCAAAGATAGGAGATAGAACGAGATTCAACAGAACTAAAAGAAACTTATATTGGGTAATATCTAAAATAAGAGAGCATATTTCTTTATTTATGCAATCTTATTCTAACAATATAAGAATTGTAGATAGTATGCCTATTCCAGTATGTGAATTTGGTAGAGCACATTTTAGTAAATGCTTTAAAGGCGAAGCCTCTTATGGTAGATGTCCTTCAAAAAAACAAACTTATTTTGGATTTAAATTTCATGCTCTTACTACAATAGATGGATTTTTATCTGATTATATTATAACTCCAGCTAATGTAGATGATAGAAATGCAGTATGGGATTTATGTGATAAATATAAATCTATTTCTATTATTGGTGATAAAGGGTATGTAAATAAAAGGCTAACGCCTGAACTGAAAGTTGAAAAGGATATAAATCTATTATTTTTAAAGCGCGGAAATAGTAAAGATAATTATCCCAAAGATATAAGACAATTGATATTTAAAGCTAGAAGAAGGATAGAAACTAGTTTTTCTCAGTTGGCAGAACAATTAAATTTGAATAAAGTAAAAAGTAAATCAATGTTAGGATTTATAACTAGAACTTCAATAAAAGTTTTAGCTCATAATATATCATTTCTAATAAACAAATTAATGGGAAATGAAGATTCTATATCTAAAATAAAAAGATTAGTATTTGGATAA